In Rhinopithecus roxellana isolate Shanxi Qingling chromosome 4, ASM756505v1, whole genome shotgun sequence, a single genomic region encodes these proteins:
- the IFNGR1 gene encoding interferon gamma receptor 1 produces MALLFLLILVMQSVSRAEMVTADLGQSSVPIPTNVTIESYNMNTIVYWEYQSMPQVSVFTVEVKNYGVKNAEWIDACINISHHYCNISDHVGDPSNSLWVRVKARVGQKESAYAESKEFAVCRDGKIGPPKLDIRKEEKQIMIDVFHPSVFVNGEEQEVDYDPETTCYIKVYNVYVRMNGSEIQYKILTQKEDDCDEIQCQLAIPVSSLNSQYCVSAEGVLHVWGVTTEKSKEVCITIFNSNIKGSLWIPVVAALLLFLVLSLVLICFYIKKINPLKEKSIILPKSLISVVRSATLETKPESKYVSLITSYQPFSLEKEVVCEEPLSPATVPGMHTEDNPGKGEHTEELSSITEVVTTEENIPDMAPGSHLTPIERESSSPFSSNQSEPCSVALNSYHSRNCSDSDHSRNGFDTDSSCLESHNSLSDSEFPPNNKGEIKTEGQELITVIKAPTSFGYDKPHVLVDLLVDDGRKESLIGYRPTEGSKEFS; encoded by the exons tgCCTATACCAACTAATGTTACAATTGAGTCCTATAACATGAACACCATCGTATATTGGGAGTACCAGAGCATGCCACAGGTCTCTGTTTTTACTGTAGAGGTAAAGAACTATGG tgtTAAGAATGCAGAATGGATTGATGCCTGCATCAATATTTCTCATCATTATTGTAATATTTCTGATCATGTTGGTGATCCATCAAATTCTCTTTGGGTCAGAGTTAAAGCCAGGGTTGGACAAAAAGAATCTGCCTATGCAGAGTCAAAAGAATTTGCTGTGTGCCGAGATG gaaAAATTGGACCACCTAAACTGGATATCAGAAAGGAGGAGAAGCAAATCATGATTGACGTATTTCACCCTTCAGTTTTTGTAAATGGAGAAGAGCAGGAAGTCGATTATGATCCAGAAACTACCTGTTACATTAAGGTGTACAATGTGTATGTGAGAATGAATGGAAGTGAG ATCCAGTATAAAATACTCACGCAGAAGGAAGATGATTGCGACGAGATTCAGTGCCAGTTAGCGATTCCAGTGTCCTCACTGAATTCTCAGTACTGTGTTTCAGCAGAAGGAGTCTTACATGTATGGGGTGTTACAACTGAAAAGTCAAAAGAAGTTTGTATTACCATTTTCAATAGCAACATAAAAG GTTCTCTTTGGATTCCAGTTGTTGCTGCTTTACTACTCTTTCTAGTACTTAGCCTGGTATTGATCTGTTTTTATATTAAGAAGATTAATCCATTGAAGGAAAAAAGCATAATATTACCCAAGTCCTTg ATCTCTGTGGTCAGAAGTGCTACTTTAGAGACAAAACCTGAATCAAAATATGTATCACTCATCACATCATACCAGCCATTTTCCTTAGAAAAGGAGGTGGTCTGTGAAGAGCCGTTGTCTCCAGCAACAGTTCCAGGCATGCATACTGAAGACAATCCAGGAAAAGGAGAGCATACAGAAGAACTTTCTAGTATAACAGAAGTGGTGACTACTGAAGAAAACATTCCTGACATGGCCCCGGGCAGCCATCTGACTccaatagagagagagagttcttCACCTTTCAGTAGTAACCAGTCTGAACCCTGCAGCGTCGCTTTAAACTCCTATCACTCCAGAAATTGTTCTGATAGTGATCACTCCAGAAATGGTTTTGATACTGATTCCAGCTGTCTGGAATCACATAACTCCTTATCTGATTCAGAATTTCCCCCAAAtaataaaggtgaaataaaaacagaaggacAAGAGCTCATAACAGTAATAAAAGCCCCCACCTCCTTTGGTTATGATAAACCGCACGTGCTAGTGGATCTACTTGTGGATGATGGCCGTAAAGAGTCCTTGATTGGTTACAGACCAACAGAAGGTTCCAAAGAATTTTCATGA